In Brevibacillus brevis, a genomic segment contains:
- a CDS encoding DeoR/GlpR family DNA-binding transcription regulator, with product MLAAERKLRIVEYVRQHRTASVAVLAKEFGVHEATIRRDLAEVEQEGLLKRTHGGVIVEKLTHNEPSFNERTHVQLDQKMRIGKMAASLVEDGDHIIIDSGTTTLHIARNLVNRSHLTVVTNDINVAAELRDAPGVKVTVTGGELYPSSYMLNGMFTDHVLRSLHVSKAFIGTPAIHPKYGLMHPEAQLVLAKQGMIAASQEVIVVADDTKIGKLSLYEVAPNSAIHTLITGKEVPDYDIKPFQDAGINVITV from the coding sequence ATGTTGGCGGCTGAAAGAAAATTGCGGATCGTTGAATATGTGAGACAGCACCGGACGGCGTCGGTCGCCGTGCTGGCCAAGGAATTTGGCGTGCACGAGGCGACCATTCGGAGGGATCTGGCGGAAGTGGAGCAGGAAGGCTTGCTCAAACGGACGCACGGCGGAGTCATTGTGGAGAAGCTGACGCACAACGAGCCGTCCTTCAACGAAAGAACCCACGTACAGCTCGATCAGAAGATGCGCATAGGCAAAATGGCGGCGAGTCTCGTGGAGGACGGGGATCACATCATCATCGATTCGGGGACGACGACGCTGCACATCGCGAGAAATCTCGTGAACCGCTCCCATCTCACGGTCGTGACCAACGATATCAACGTCGCGGCGGAGCTGAGGGACGCTCCCGGGGTCAAAGTGACGGTCACAGGCGGAGAGCTGTACCCATCCAGCTATATGCTCAATGGCATGTTCACGGATCACGTGCTTCGCTCTCTGCATGTATCCAAGGCGTTTATCGGCACCCCTGCCATCCATCCCAAATACGGACTGATGCATCCAGAGGCGCAGCTCGTACTGGCCAAACAGGGGATGATCGCCGCTTCCCAGGAAGTCATCGTCGTTGCGGACGACACGAAGATCGGCAAGCTTTCCCTCTACGAGGTCGCCCCCAACAGCGCGATCCACACGCTGATCACGGGCAAGGAAGTGCCGGATTACGACATCAAGCCTTTTCAGGATGCGGGCATCAACGTCATTACCGTATGA
- a CDS encoding GntR family transcriptional regulator, translated as MLSEHVNKVKRSSIREQVYRQIQEWIISGVLKPGDRLKDQELAEALGASRTPIREALLRLEEEGMIQSKANSWTQVAPVDIHQAYRLYPIIWTLEKLAVSFAKENVRQEHIEELESINEELERALQQEDALGAQHHDARFHQVMIDLSENEELIHVLDGLKKKLRRYEVTYFHGIAGAEQSVEEHKAIIQALKDKNFEAVAESLEANWRESFQRRISTLEADKSKSPSPE; from the coding sequence TTGTTATCAGAGCACGTCAATAAAGTGAAGCGCTCATCCATTCGCGAGCAAGTATATAGGCAAATTCAGGAGTGGATCATCAGCGGGGTATTAAAGCCGGGTGACCGACTAAAAGATCAGGAATTGGCAGAAGCGTTGGGGGCAAGCCGTACGCCTATTCGTGAAGCCTTGCTGAGACTGGAAGAAGAGGGAATGATTCAGAGCAAAGCGAACAGCTGGACACAGGTAGCCCCCGTGGATATTCATCAGGCCTATCGCCTGTATCCGATCATCTGGACGCTTGAGAAGCTCGCGGTTTCCTTTGCCAAAGAGAACGTCAGGCAAGAGCATATCGAGGAATTGGAAAGCATCAATGAAGAATTGGAACGGGCATTGCAACAGGAGGATGCGCTTGGCGCCCAGCACCACGATGCCCGCTTCCATCAGGTGATGATCGATTTATCGGAAAATGAAGAGCTGATTCATGTGCTGGACGGATTGAAGAAAAAGCTGCGACGCTACGAAGTGACCTACTTCCATGGAATAGCAGGGGCCGAACAATCGGTGGAGGAACATAAAGCGATCATTCAAGCACTCAAAGATAAAAACTTTGAGGCGGTTGCCGAAAGTCTGGAAGCCAATTGGCGGGAGAGCTTTCAACGCCGGATATCCACATTGGAGGCGGACAAGAGCAAAAGCCCATCACCCGAGTAA
- a CDS encoding sigma-70 family RNA polymerase sigma factor, with the protein MADIDLHQTITEVLQGATDKFEKIVHFYQKSIFLYCYHMLGHDSEAEDCGQEVFLKAYRHLEKYNREIPFGAWLYKIAYHQCIDVIRRRKLARYLPFFYRDEKENKHIDQQIETHYFDEFVHMAMAKLTVEERNLLLLRCVEEKSYQEISLILNQSSATLRKKYERTAAKFRKHYTQGKGVGPYGIGQGSGFEKTFS; encoded by the coding sequence TTGGCTGACATCGATCTCCATCAGACCATTACGGAAGTATTGCAAGGGGCTACCGACAAATTCGAGAAGATCGTGCACTTCTACCAGAAATCGATCTTCCTCTACTGTTATCACATGCTGGGTCACGATTCCGAAGCGGAGGACTGCGGGCAGGAAGTGTTCCTGAAGGCATACCGCCATTTGGAGAAGTACAACCGCGAGATTCCGTTCGGCGCCTGGCTGTACAAGATTGCCTACCATCAATGCATCGATGTGATTCGCAGGCGAAAGCTGGCGAGATACTTGCCCTTCTTTTACCGGGATGAGAAAGAGAACAAGCACATCGACCAGCAAATCGAAACCCATTATTTTGACGAGTTCGTCCATATGGCCATGGCAAAATTGACGGTGGAGGAACGAAACCTGCTCCTATTGCGCTGCGTGGAGGAGAAGAGCTATCAGGAAATCAGCCTTATCCTGAATCAAAGCAGCGCCACTCTTCGAAAAAAATACGAACGTACGGCTGCCAAATTCCGCAAGCACTATACGCAAGGAAAGGGAGTGGGACCTTATGGGATCGGACAAGGATCAGGATTTGAGAAAACTTTTTCATGA